One window of the Peptacetobacter hiranonis genome contains the following:
- a CDS encoding VanW family protein, whose translation MAEKKKRVVKNTTGKKSLKATDERKKLEAKKKALKNSDDIKKNMNNRKKKRVSQKKRKQKKQQRIILSVVGVFLLITVFIMAFNITYIYNGKIARNIYIEGIDVAGKRPDDVKEMLNEKYKVDNIKFEYDGKEYVIAPETVGLKYNIDQIVDEAYGYTRDGSYYKDLYNYFSLKNKSLKKNIEVVYDEAKMKAEIEKIAKKLDKEPKNATIKIDGSIKTTKSTDGIKLNISKTLSNLTESIDNKKKETIPLVMEKNEAKVKTSDVESVNTKLAEYTTSFEKSNNQRSHNVEKSAKVTSDILLMPGQVFSYNSYTGKTNSKNGYQEAPVIINGKLEQSAGGGVCQTSSTIFNTALLSGMDIVSVTNHSSSLTYVPLGRDATVNDEGLDFKFKNTFDHPVYIKNTVQNKQLTCTIYGNSGDKKNININVENKAKADEKDATEFKTYRIYRDSNGKEIKKEYISGGVYRKMKK comes from the coding sequence ATGGCTGAAAAAAAGAAAAGAGTAGTAAAGAATACTACAGGGAAAAAATCATTGAAAGCTACAGATGAAAGAAAAAAGCTTGAAGCAAAAAAGAAGGCTTTAAAAAATTCTGATGACATAAAAAAGAATATGAACAACAGAAAAAAGAAGAGAGTTTCTCAGAAAAAAAGAAAACAAAAGAAACAGCAGAGAATTATCTTAAGTGTTGTGGGTGTATTTTTACTAATTACGGTATTTATTATGGCATTTAATATTACATATATATATAACGGGAAAATTGCAAGAAACATATATATAGAAGGAATTGATGTTGCTGGTAAAAGACCTGATGATGTAAAAGAAATGCTTAATGAAAAATATAAAGTAGATAATATAAAGTTTGAATACGACGGTAAAGAATATGTAATTGCACCAGAAACTGTTGGATTAAAATATAATATAGATCAGATTGTAGATGAAGCTTATGGATATACGAGAGATGGAAGTTATTACAAAGATTTATATAATTACTTCTCATTAAAGAATAAAAGTTTGAAAAAAAATATAGAGGTTGTATATGATGAAGCTAAAATGAAAGCTGAAATAGAGAAAATAGCCAAGAAACTAGATAAAGAACCTAAAAATGCTACTATAAAAATAGATGGCAGCATAAAAACTACTAAATCTACTGATGGTATAAAACTAAATATCTCTAAAACACTTTCTAATTTAACAGAGAGCATAGACAATAAAAAGAAAGAAACAATACCTTTAGTAATGGAAAAAAATGAGGCTAAGGTAAAAACATCAGATGTTGAATCAGTTAATACAAAGTTAGCAGAGTATACTACATCATTTGAAAAATCTAACAATCAGAGATCACATAATGTAGAAAAATCTGCAAAGGTAACTAGTGATATACTTCTAATGCCAGGACAGGTATTCTCTTATAACTCATATACTGGAAAGACAAACTCTAAGAATGGATATCAAGAAGCACCTGTAATAATAAATGGTAAGTTAGAACAGTCTGCTGGAGGTGGTGTCTGTCAGACATCGTCTACGATATTTAATACTGCATTATTATCGGGAATGGATATTGTAAGTGTTACAAACCACTCTTCATCATTGACATATGTTCCTCTTGGAAGAGATGCTACTGTAAATGACGAGGGACTTGATTTTAAATTTAAAAATACTTTTGACCATCCAGTATATATAAAGAATACTGTTCAAAATAAACAACTTACTTGTACAATATACGGAAACTCTGGTGATAAAAAGAATATAAATATAAATGTTGAAAACAAAGCTAAAGCAGATGAAAAAGATGCGACTGAGTTTAAAACTTATAGAATATACAGAGACTCTAATGGAAAAGAAATAAAAAAAGAATATATTTCTGGTGGAGTATATAGAAAAATGAAAAAATAA
- a CDS encoding GNAT family N-acetyltransferase, whose amino-acid sequence MFKIKHFNDLTVEEFYEIAKARYEVFACEQHIFEENDFDDTDKVSYHVFSYDNDKIVAYLRIIPKEFSYYENTGIGRVLVLKEYRRSGLAKKMVYFAIDFITEILKEDSISLSAQEYISSLYEKCGFIAVSDVYLEVGIPHVEMEYNKFRDIKVLMEKNNPSEYPKFDLPEGFSLVKYKDGYEKDWAKIQTDLEQFESIDEALKCFKDTFLDVTDDVYKKCFFIQNKDGKNIATASIWNGNHFGKTLQRIHWVAVSKEYQGLGLAKSLVSAALDVFNELGFKDYIYLTSQVSSYKALNIYSKFGFIPYTDKMPINWDMDEKEFEKETKYAWKQINLLSKKK is encoded by the coding sequence TTGTTTAAGATAAAGCATTTTAATGATCTTACAGTAGAAGAATTTTATGAAATAGCAAAAGCAAGATATGAAGTTTTTGCATGTGAGCAACATATTTTTGAAGAAAATGACTTTGACGATACAGATAAAGTTTCTTATCATGTATTTTCATACGATAACGATAAAATAGTAGCTTATTTAAGAATAATTCCAAAAGAATTCAGCTATTATGAAAATACCGGAATAGGTAGAGTTCTTGTTTTAAAAGAATACAGAAGATCTGGACTAGCAAAGAAAATGGTATATTTTGCTATTGATTTTATAACAGAAATATTAAAAGAAGATAGTATATCTCTTTCTGCACAGGAATATATCTCTTCTCTTTATGAAAAATGTGGATTTATAGCTGTTTCTGATGTGTATCTTGAAGTTGGAATACCTCACGTTGAAATGGAATATAATAAGTTTAGAGATATAAAAGTTCTAATGGAAAAAAATAACCCATCAGAATACCCTAAATTCGACCTTCCAGAAGGATTTTCATTAGTTAAATATAAAGACGGATACGAAAAAGACTGGGCTAAAATACAGACTGATTTAGAGCAATTTGAAAGTATAGACGAGGCTTTAAAATGTTTTAAAGATACTTTTTTAGATGTCACAGATGACGTATATAAAAAATGCTTCTTTATACAGAATAAAGATGGTAAAAATATAGCTACAGCATCTATTTGGAATGGAAATCATTTTGGAAAAACTCTTCAGAGAATTCACTGGGTTGCAGTATCTAAAGAATACCAGGGATTAGGGCTTGCTAAATCTCTAGTTTCTGCTGCATTAGATGTTTTTAATGAGTTAGGATTTAAAGATTACATCTATCTGACATCTCAAGTATCTAGTTATAAAGCATTAAACATATATTCAAAATTCGGATTTATACCATATACAGATAAAATGCCTATAAACTGGGATATGGATGAAAAAGAATTTGAAAAAGAAACAAAATACGCTTGGAAGCAGATTAATTTACTTTCAAAGAAAAAATAA
- a CDS encoding NADH peroxidase: protein MKKWVCTVCGYIHEGETAPAECPVCKVGADKFEEMAGDRVWADEHRIGVAKGVDEEILEGLRANFTGECTEVGMYLAMSRQADREGYPEVAEAYKRIAFEEAEHAAKFAELLGEVVEPSTKTNLELRVDAEYGATEGKLKIAKRAKELGLDAIHDTVHEMCKDEARHGKAFLGLLNRYFAK from the coding sequence ATGAAAAAATGGGTTTGTACAGTATGCGGATATATACACGAAGGAGAAACTGCACCAGCAGAATGTCCAGTATGTAAAGTAGGAGCAGATAAATTTGAAGAAATGGCCGGAGATAGAGTTTGGGCTGATGAACATAGAATAGGTGTTGCTAAAGGTGTTGACGAAGAAATATTAGAAGGATTAAGAGCTAACTTCACTGGTGAATGTACAGAAGTTGGTATGTACTTAGCAATGTCAAGACAGGCAGATAGAGAAGGATATCCAGAAGTAGCAGAAGCTTACAAAAGAATAGCTTTCGAAGAAGCAGAACACGCTGCTAAATTCGCTGAATTATTAGGAGAAGTTGTTGAACCTTCAACTAAAACAAATCTTGAATTAAGAGTTGACGCTGAATACGGAGCAACTGAAGGAAAATTAAAAATAGCTAAAAGAGCTAAAGAATTAGGATTAGATGCTATACATGATACAGTTCACGAAATGTGCAAAGACGAAGCTAGACATGGTAAAGCATTCTTAGGATTATTAAACAGATACTTCGCTAAATAA
- a CDS encoding DUF6560 family protein — protein sequence MVTAKTKKLQNEKFNNTLKYRVQYQKFFLLAMGAFGLAGVIMTARFGMEKASMPRLVISGIIAVIFIKFLMMKKWRIEIEKDGIEIISLFGKKSIPYSEIESLKCEESKKIIYVGGKKVATIADTVVGFNEIMKIFKRKRVRIDY from the coding sequence ATGGTAACAGCTAAAACCAAAAAACTACAAAATGAAAAATTTAATAATACTCTAAAATATAGAGTTCAGTATCAGAAGTTTTTCTTGTTAGCAATGGGAGCTTTTGGACTTGCAGGAGTTATAATGACTGCTAGATTTGGAATGGAAAAGGCATCAATGCCAAGACTAGTTATAAGCGGTATAATCGCTGTTATTTTTATTAAGTTCTTAATGATGAAAAAATGGAGAATAGAGATTGAAAAAGATGGTATTGAGATAATAAGCCTTTTTGGTAAAAAGTCTATACCATATAGTGAAATAGAGAGCTTAAAATGTGAAGAGTCTAAAAAAATTATTTATGTTGGTGGCAAGAAAGTTGCTACAATAGCAGATACTGTAGTAGGGTTTAATGAAATAATGAAAATTTTTAAAAGAAAAAGGGTTAGAATTGATTATTAG
- a CDS encoding TetR/AcrR family transcriptional regulator: MNRYKKGLNTCNYIVEESKKLFYTKGYSKTTIQEICDNTNITLGNFTYYFKTKQDLLKRVYFDYLKDIENFVIENSEEYPDLFDKYLMVCMIYNYNIFSDKKISDFNYSIIKNDTIYNDVFLNLPAEDVRFACGNTDENLSKKELKLLYLSDLGTRKELTQYYAENEELFDSPLEFAAYMAEIESRIYKANDINVKERFLDNPDFVEKIKNSGITLLTAPEVQ; the protein is encoded by the coding sequence ATGAACAGATATAAAAAAGGACTTAATACTTGTAATTACATAGTAGAAGAGTCAAAAAAATTATTCTACACTAAAGGATATTCTAAGACGACTATCCAGGAAATATGTGATAATACAAACATAACTCTTGGTAACTTTACATATTACTTTAAAACTAAACAGGACTTATTAAAAAGAGTATACTTCGACTATTTAAAGGATATAGAAAACTTTGTTATTGAAAACTCAGAAGAATACCCTGATTTATTTGACAAATATTTAATGGTCTGTATGATATATAACTACAATATATTCTCTGACAAAAAAATATCTGACTTTAACTACAGTATAATAAAAAACGATACAATATATAATGATGTATTCCTTAACCTTCCAGCTGAAGATGTAAGATTTGCTTGTGGAAATACTGATGAAAACCTAAGCAAAAAAGAATTAAAACTTCTTTACTTATCAGATCTTGGAACTAGAAAAGAACTTACTCAGTACTATGCTGAAAATGAAGAGTTATTTGACTCACCACTTGAATTTGCAGCATATATGGCAGAAATAGAATCAAGAATATACAAAGCTAACGATATAAATGTAAAAGAAAGATTCTTAGATAATCCAGATTTTGTAGAAAAAATAAAAAATAGTGGAATTACTTTACTTACAGCTCCAGAAGTTCAATAA
- a CDS encoding zinc ribbon domain-containing protein, which translates to MRKENYKDEVNFTEEQIKIDRRRDPAIDYSYDDKGSIFRKMSKSRAEKKMHKEGHIGYIDRSDSNYDLGDYYDSSDYYDESDYDNLDSSYTSNDYNSTANKENNDIFNKAKSWVEQNASKESKDLFNTLKNEYKNIQSNAEANKNKGFSKQDNKSNKKSKSGGYKTCKNCGAQMYSDAKVCPKCGEDQKKSNTGGFVMRTIFKFIGIILIINLIIGVTSFIFNRDDNITYDEEIANEEISTEEPYIAYEEYSKPVKLKYIAHPKDVIKTDKEKFEVGAGKELEAGEYIFIKNEGNGLGSVKVFTQEDKSNPELFETVVRNYYVKLDDGDTVELKDGTLYRADQVELDMDDENNMKSGMYRLGKDVGDNFSIEGNSKTYFAIIDKDNIIITNGFLEDGMLSVDKAFIEDSAMQGEVAKYVYINNGILIRE; encoded by the coding sequence ATGAGAAAAGAAAACTACAAAGATGAAGTTAACTTTACTGAGGAGCAGATAAAGATAGATAGAAGACGAGATCCAGCTATAGACTATAGTTACGATGATAAGGGAAGTATTTTTAGAAAGATGTCTAAGTCGAGAGCTGAGAAAAAAATGCACAAAGAAGGTCATATAGGGTATATTGATAGATCAGATAGCAATTATGATTTAGGTGACTATTATGATTCTAGTGATTATTACGATGAAAGTGATTACGATAATTTAGATAGCAGCTATACAAGTAACGATTATAATAGTACAGCTAATAAAGAAAATAATGATATTTTTAATAAGGCTAAATCTTGGGTTGAACAAAATGCTAGTAAAGAGTCTAAGGATTTATTCAACACTCTAAAAAATGAATATAAAAATATACAGAGTAATGCAGAGGCTAATAAAAACAAAGGATTTTCTAAACAAGATAATAAGTCTAATAAAAAATCAAAATCAGGTGGATACAAAACTTGTAAAAACTGTGGTGCACAGATGTACAGTGATGCAAAGGTGTGTCCTAAATGTGGAGAGGATCAAAAGAAAAGCAATACAGGTGGGTTCGTGATGCGCACGATATTTAAATTTATAGGGATTATATTGATTATAAACCTTATAATAGGTGTTACATCTTTCATTTTTAATAGAGATGATAATATTACATATGATGAAGAAATTGCTAATGAAGAAATTTCTACTGAAGAGCCATATATTGCTTATGAGGAATATTCAAAACCTGTAAAACTAAAATATATTGCACATCCAAAAGATGTAATAAAAACAGATAAAGAAAAATTTGAAGTAGGTGCTGGTAAAGAGCTAGAAGCTGGAGAGTACATCTTTATAAAAAATGAAGGTAATGGTTTGGGAAGTGTAAAAGTTTTTACACAAGAAGATAAAAGCAATCCAGAATTATTTGAAACAGTAGTTAGAAATTATTATGTAAAACTAGATGATGGGGATACTGTAGAATTAAAAGATGGTACTTTATACAGAGCTGATCAGGTAGAATTAGACATGGATGACGAAAATAATATGAAATCTGGAATGTATAGACTTGGAAAAGATGTAGGAGATAATTTTAGTATAGAAGGAAATAGCAAGACATATTTTGCTATAATAGATAAAGATAATATCATAATAACTAATGGTTTCTTAGAAGATGGTATGCTTTCTGTAGATAAAGCATTTATAGAAGACAGTGCTATGCAGGGAGAGGTAGCTAAATATGTATATATAAATAATGGAATACTTATAAGAGAGTAA
- the tyrS gene encoding tyrosine--tRNA ligase, translated as MSISKISVDEQMKIVMKGVDSLIDEKDLKEKLTKAQKEDKPLVIKLGLDPSAPDIHLGHTVVLRKMKQLQDLGHQVVIIIGDFTGKIGDPTGKSKTRKALTTEQVLENAKTYQEQIFKVLDKDKTIVRYNSEWLGKLNFEEVIKLAATITVARMLEREDFKKRYEGQMPISVHEFFYPLMQAYDSIAIDADIELGGTDQRFNLLMGRSLQREFDKESQVVIMMPLLEGLDGVNKMSKSLGNYIGIDEEAGLMYQKAMEIPDELIIKYYNLVTDVHPDAVAEIEAKLEGGANPRDIKMELAKEIVTLYHGEEKAQEAENRFKSVFQKGNIPDDILTVEVAAADLDIAGIAVENKLVPSKSEIRRLAKQGGVKVNGEKVNDLNAVEANGELVIQIGKKKFIKIVVK; from the coding sequence ATGAGTATATCTAAAATATCTGTAGATGAACAGATGAAGATCGTAATGAAAGGTGTAGACAGTCTTATAGATGAAAAAGACCTTAAAGAAAAATTAACTAAAGCACAGAAAGAAGACAAACCACTTGTAATAAAATTAGGTCTTGACCCAAGTGCTCCAGATATCCATTTAGGACATACAGTTGTTCTTAGAAAAATGAAACAGCTTCAGGACTTAGGACATCAGGTAGTAATAATAATAGGGGATTTCACAGGTAAAATAGGTGACCCGACTGGAAAATCTAAAACAAGAAAAGCATTAACTACTGAACAGGTTCTTGAAAATGCAAAAACTTATCAGGAACAGATATTCAAAGTATTAGATAAAGATAAAACTATAGTAAGATACAACAGCGAATGGTTAGGAAAATTAAACTTTGAAGAAGTTATAAAATTAGCAGCTACAATAACTGTTGCAAGAATGCTTGAAAGAGAAGACTTCAAGAAAAGATACGAAGGACAGATGCCAATATCAGTTCACGAATTCTTCTATCCTTTAATGCAGGCATACGACTCTATAGCAATAGATGCTGATATAGAACTTGGTGGTACTGACCAGAGATTCAACCTTTTAATGGGTAGATCACTTCAGAGAGAATTCGATAAAGAATCTCAGGTAGTTATAATGATGCCTCTACTTGAAGGTCTTGACGGTGTAAACAAAATGTCTAAATCATTAGGAAACTACATAGGAATAGATGAAGAAGCTGGACTTATGTACCAGAAAGCTATGGAAATACCAGATGAATTAATAATAAAATACTACAACTTAGTAACAGACGTTCATCCTGATGCTGTAGCTGAAATAGAAGCTAAATTAGAAGGTGGAGCTAACCCAAGAGATATAAAAATGGAATTAGCTAAAGAAATAGTTACTCTATACCATGGAGAAGAAAAAGCTCAGGAAGCTGAAAACAGATTCAAGAGTGTATTCCAGAAAGGTAATATACCAGATGATATACTAACTGTTGAAGTTGCTGCAGCTGATTTAGATATAGCTGGTATAGCTGTTGAAAACAAATTAGTTCCAAGTAAGAGTGAAATAAGAAGACTTGCTAAACAGGGTGGAGTAAAAGTTAACGGAGAAAAAGTTAACGACTTAAACGCTGTTGAAGCAAATGGAGAACTAGTTATACAGATAGGTAAAAAGAAATTCATAAAAATAGTTGTAAAATAA
- a CDS encoding IS256 family transposase has translation MGRKKREPLNPEKKNIIAELIKTYEIKTAQDIQDALKDLLGDTIQEMLESEMNEHLGYEKYERGENTNSRNGYKTKRVRSGMGEYEIDVPQDRDSSFEPQIVKKRQKDISEIEQKIINMYALGMSNRDITSQIEDIYGFELSEGMISDVTDKIIPKIEEWKYRPLESVYPVVYIDAIHFSVKENGSVKKKAVYVILGISSEGYKEILGLYIGDTESSKYWFSVLNELKNRGVRDILIVCADGLSGIKEAISSAFPNTEYQRCIVHQVRNTLKYVSYKDRKEFANDLKTIYHAINEEQALANLERTSEKWNEKYPNSMKSWFSNWDSIIPIFKFSPETRKVIYTTNAIESVNSQLRKINKKRTVFPNKISLEKSLYLSIEKISKKWSMPIRNWGYIYGELSIMYEDRL, from the coding sequence ATGGGCAGAAAGAAAAGAGAACCATTGAATCCAGAAAAGAAAAATATAATAGCGGAGCTAATTAAAACATATGAAATTAAAACCGCTCAAGACATTCAGGATGCACTTAAAGATCTTTTGGGGGATACTATTCAAGAAATGCTTGAATCTGAAATGAATGAGCATCTTGGATATGAAAAATATGAACGTGGTGAAAATACCAACTCAAGAAATGGATATAAAACAAAAAGAGTAAGATCTGGAATGGGAGAATATGAAATTGATGTGCCTCAAGATAGAGATTCTTCTTTCGAACCTCAAATTGTCAAAAAAAGACAAAAGGATATTTCTGAAATAGAGCAAAAGATAATAAATATGTATGCTTTAGGCATGAGTAATAGAGATATAACTTCTCAAATAGAGGATATTTATGGATTTGAACTATCTGAAGGAATGATTTCAGATGTAACCGATAAAATAATACCTAAAATCGAAGAATGGAAATATAGACCTCTTGAAAGTGTATATCCTGTTGTATATATAGATGCTATCCATTTCTCTGTTAAAGAAAATGGTTCTGTTAAGAAAAAAGCTGTCTATGTAATTCTTGGTATAAGTTCCGAAGGATACAAAGAAATTCTAGGATTGTATATTGGAGATACTGAAAGCTCTAAGTATTGGTTTTCTGTGCTAAATGAATTAAAAAATAGAGGTGTAAGAGATATTTTAATCGTTTGTGCTGATGGACTATCAGGAATAAAAGAAGCGATAAGCTCCGCTTTTCCAAATACTGAATATCAAAGATGTATTGTTCATCAAGTTAGAAATACATTAAAATATGTATCATACAAAGATAGAAAGGAATTTGCTAATGATTTAAAAACAATATATCATGCCATTAATGAAGAACAGGCTCTAGCTAATTTAGAACGTACTTCAGAAAAATGGAATGAAAAATATCCAAATTCTATGAAATCTTGGTTTAGTAACTGGGATTCAATTATACCGATATTTAAATTTTCGCCAGAAACTAGAAAGGTAATTTATACTACAAATGCCATTGAAAGTGTAAATTCGCAGCTTAGAAAAATAAATAAAAAAAGAACTGTTTTTCCAAATAAGATTTCTCTAGAAAAATCACTATACCTATCAATTGAAAAAATAAGCAAAAAATGGAGTATGCCTATTAGAAACTGGGGTTATATTTACGGAGAACTTTCAATAATGTATGAAGATAGATTGTAA
- a CDS encoding YybS family protein — MEKTRKLTEASLLTAIFVVVTIISVGSGIGYGIYLDYIVPLFYFIIYLKCGSKYTVLSAMSGLMIVFAVLGNPGTAIWASQGIILGILCGILSEKKTSLMDDLLLGTLIGSIIMVFIDIYASKLIGYSFIQDFKETISYMAKYMTKNVPAFSNFPPEFIHSYFSTVFYVSITLIPLGTVVGVYIIGLFVGNRLNVLKGETKKKYNIIRHFRTFSRMTFCSRNLFYIMIIYTMTFSLMNKYGIKTNMAYVDTIMNCFFYSGLYFLIRDSVAGIQGYMLAKGKSMGQVRLFTILYLFMLLSYFWLAAIIAILYFMSIDVKYGLREFYGEKMATLLTN, encoded by the coding sequence TTGGAAAAAACAAGAAAGCTTACTGAGGCATCGTTATTAACGGCGATATTTGTTGTTGTGACGATTATATCTGTAGGAAGTGGTATAGGATATGGGATATATTTAGATTATATTGTTCCATTATTCTACTTTATAATATATTTAAAATGCGGATCAAAATATACTGTTTTATCAGCTATGTCAGGTCTTATGATTGTTTTTGCAGTACTTGGAAATCCTGGAACTGCTATATGGGCGAGCCAGGGAATTATCTTGGGAATACTATGTGGTATTTTATCAGAGAAGAAAACTAGTCTAATGGACGATTTACTTCTTGGAACACTTATAGGATCTATTATTATGGTGTTTATAGATATATACGCATCAAAATTAATAGGATATAGTTTTATTCAAGATTTCAAAGAAACAATATCTTATATGGCGAAGTATATGACTAAAAATGTTCCAGCTTTTAGCAACTTCCCACCAGAATTTATACATAGCTATTTTAGTACAGTATTCTATGTTTCTATAACATTAATACCACTTGGAACTGTAGTAGGTGTTTATATAATAGGATTATTTGTAGGAAATAGATTAAATGTATTAAAGGGTGAAACTAAGAAAAAATATAATATAATAAGACATTTTAGAACTTTTTCTAGGATGACGTTCTGCTCAAGAAATTTATTCTATATAATGATTATTTATACTATGACATTTAGCCTTATGAATAAGTATGGCATAAAAACGAATATGGCTTATGTAGATACAATAATGAACTGTTTCTTCTATTCAGGTCTTTATTTCTTAATAAGAGATTCTGTAGCAGGAATACAGGGGTATATGCTTGCTAAAGGTAAGAGTATGGGACAGGTAAGATTATTTACAATACTATACTTATTTATGCTTTTAAGCTATTTCTGGCTAGCAGCAATTATAGCGATACTTTACTTTATGAGTATAGATGTGAAATATGGACTTAGAGAGTTTTACGGTGAAAAAATGGCTACTCTATTGACAAATTAA
- a CDS encoding helix-turn-helix transcriptional regulator, giving the protein MGKIGAALNMVMLLQNNGKMKIEEIARELEVSNRQVQEYKSELEQAGIFINSQSGKYGGYSIAPGSRYLSIPVRDMDLSILDRVSDFLTKSNNMYSDEYKNSINRIKSNFKKREYIDEQVKYFYIYPGSSVNKEKEIKLCEQISDAYSMKNKIEIGYKSIKSGESERVLHPYGIYNYEGDTYLIAYCENRKEVRDFKLCRISKLSIMDEKYKIDEDFDIHEYTKNSIGNFKGEEIEIHLIIREPFATIVSEKRWSSKQSIKELSDGSIEFRARMMGYEQIKSWILGMGPSVTVLEPQKLVDDVKEDIKKMMSTYNY; this is encoded by the coding sequence ATGGGTAAAATAGGTGCAGCACTTAACATGGTTATGTTGCTTCAGAATAATGGAAAAATGAAAATTGAAGAGATTGCAAGGGAATTAGAAGTTAGTAATAGACAGGTTCAAGAGTATAAAAGTGAACTTGAGCAAGCAGGAATATTTATTAACTCTCAGAGTGGAAAATATGGTGGATATTCTATAGCTCCAGGAAGCAGATATCTTTCTATTCCTGTTAGGGATATGGATCTTAGTATTTTGGATAGAGTATCTGATTTTCTAACAAAGTCTAATAATATGTATTCAGATGAGTATAAAAATTCTATTAATAGAATAAAATCTAACTTTAAAAAGAGAGAGTATATAGACGAGCAGGTTAAGTATTTCTATATTTATCCAGGTAGCAGTGTAAACAAGGAAAAAGAAATTAAACTTTGTGAGCAGATATCTGATGCATATTCTATGAAAAATAAAATTGAAATAGGTTATAAATCAATAAAATCAGGAGAGTCAGAAAGAGTTCTTCATCCATATGGTATATACAACTATGAAGGCGATACATATCTTATAGCATACTGTGAAAATAGAAAAGAAGTTAGGGATTTCAAACTGTGCAGAATCAGCAAGCTTAGCATAATGGATGAAAAGTATAAAATAGACGAAGATTTTGATATACATGAATACACTAAAAACTCTATTGGAAATTTCAAAGGAGAAGAAATAGAAATTCATCTAATTATAAGAGAGCCATTTGCAACTATAGTAAGTGAAAAAAGATGGAGCTCAAAACAGAGTATTAAGGAATTAAGTGATGGAAGCATAGAATTTAGAGCTAGAATGATGGGTTATGAGCAGATAAAAAGCTGGATACTTGGAATGGGACCTAGTGTGACTGTTTTAGAGCCACAGAAGCTTGTGGATGATGTAAAAGAAGATATAAAGAAAATGATGAGTACATATAACTACTAG
- a CDS encoding DMT family transporter: MKKYIGEIGLFIVAIIWGGGFVATQAALDGGLTTSQIMTLRFFISAVLMTVIFFKQIKNNLSMGTIKVGVILGICLFLGFFLQTLGLNYTTPSKNAFITSVNVVIVPFIGLLLYRRKIDKFGMASSFMAIIGIAVLSLSADFTVNLGDVLTLLCAFGFAFQIFFTSEFVKNHNPVALTAIQFFTAFVLSFIAQIFMGELKMHSTASGYMGIFYLAVFSTTICFLLQTICSKMVDGTRVAIILSTEAVFGTILSIIILGEPVTVRMIIGSLIIFTSVITAETKLSFLPFFKNKQ; the protein is encoded by the coding sequence ATGAAAAAATACATAGGGGAAATAGGTCTTTTTATAGTAGCCATAATTTGGGGGGGCGGATTTGTCGCAACTCAGGCTGCGTTAGATGGGGGTCTTACCACATCACAAATAATGACACTGAGATTTTTCATATCAGCGGTGTTAATGACAGTTATATTCTTTAAACAGATAAAGAATAATTTATCTATGGGGACGATTAAAGTTGGGGTTATACTAGGAATTTGTTTATTCTTAGGATTTTTCCTACAGACATTAGGATTAAATTATACAACTCCATCAAAAAATGCATTTATAACATCAGTAAATGTTGTAATAGTTCCATTTATAGGATTATTACTTTATAGAAGAAAAATTGATAAGTTTGGTATGGCAAGTAGTTTTATGGCTATAATAGGTATAGCTGTTTTATCTCTTAGTGCAGACTTTACAGTTAATTTAGGTGATGTTCTTACATTATTATGTGCATTTGGATTTGCATTCCAGATATTCTTTACAAGTGAATTTGTTAAGAACCACAATCCAGTAGCATTAACTGCTATACAGTTCTTTACAGCATTTGTTTTATCATTTATTGCACAGATATTTATGGGAGAATTAAAAATGCACTCAACTGCATCTGGATATATGGGAATATTCTATCTAGCTGTATTTAGTACAACAATATGTTTCCTACTACAGACAATATGTTCAAAGATGGTAGATGGAACAAGAGTTGCTATAATTCTTTCTACAGAAGCAGTATTTGGAACAATATTATCTATAATAATACTTGGCGAGCCAGTTACAGTTAGAATGATCATAGGTAGCTTAATTATATTTACATCAGTAATAACAGCTGAAACAAAGCTGTCATTCCTACCATTCTTTAAAAATAAACAATAA